The following proteins are encoded in a genomic region of Debaryomyces hansenii CBS767 chromosome G complete sequence:
- a CDS encoding DEHA2G21142p (similar to uniprot|P39009 Saccharomyces cerevisiae YDL101C DUN1 Cell-cycle checkpoint serine-threonine kinase) translates to MSLSRKRQNGNLSDESLSGIKRQAFGYKPIARLYNIKPGQQHMSIPRKTEDVLIGRSSSCDVRINGNDVSSKHCKLTLTINNNREYLCIKDLSSNGTYLNDEIIGKDSSILLRSGDKLDFAKTGGSYIFRYIIDIKNTKVQQSKSFFDDYILGEQLGSGHYAVVKEATDRSTGDVVAVKIFHPNKTNGQGNENDDVKLQQEMNLLLSINHPNIVRFISHYVEPINQYSVTSYLVLEKMNNGELFQRIINKSKLRQDETRAIFKQLLSGLMYLHENSIIHRDIKPENILLDITPRTSKDQKQTGPWDENEYDIKVKIADFGLAKFIGELKFTNTLCGTPAYVAPEILSNKRNYSTKVDLWSSGVLLYVCLCGFPPFSDELGPPNMREQILTGKYAFYSPYWDDINDSVLHLISSLLVVNPSERFDVIQTCEHYWFNEQDDSSDRVMINNDESVQRAPVRSNSSPLSLRDKYNSEIMSDANQKSSIM, encoded by the exons ATGTCATTATCACGGAAACGA CAAAATGGGAATTTGTCTGATGAAAGCTTGTCTGGCATTAAAAGACAGGCATTCGGTTATAAACCTATAGCaagattatataatattaaaccTGGCCAGCAACATATGAGTATCCCTAGAAAAACTGAAGATGTCCTTATTGGAAGAAGTAGCTCGTGTGATGTTAGAATTAATGGCAATGATGTTTCTTCCAAGCACTGTAAGTTGACATTGactataaataataatcgAGAATACTTATGCATAAAGGACCTCAGCTCAAATGGTACCTAtttaaatgatgaaataataGGTAAAGATTCGTCTATATTACTAAGAAGTGGGGACAAGCTAGATTTTGCCAAGACAGGGGGATCCTATATATTTCGATATatcattgatattaaaaatacAAAAGTACAACAGTCGAAGTCTTTCTTTGACGATTATATACTAGGCGAACAGCTAGGTTCGGGGCATTATGCTGTCGTTAAAGAAGCCACAGATAGATCTACAGGGGACGTAGTAGCTgtcaaaattttccatcCAAACAAAACTAATGGCCAAGGAAACGAAAACGATGATGTTAAACTCCAACAAGAAATGaacttattattatctataAATCATCCAAACATAGTAAGATTTATATCACATTATGTGGAGCCAATCAACCAATATTCTGTGACATCGTACTTGGTGTTAgaaaaaatgaataatgGTGAATTGTTccaaagaattattaataaactGAAATTAAGACAAGACGAAACGAGAGCTATTTTCAAGCAGCTTCTATCAGGATTGATGTACTTACATGAGAATAGTATTATACATAGAGACATTAAAccagaaaatatattactCGATATCACGCCAAGGACATCAAAAGATCAGAAGCAAACAGGGCCTTGGGATGAGAATGAGTATGATATAAAGGTTAAAATAGCTGACTTTGGTCttgcaaaatttattggtgAACTAAAATTCACGAACACATTATGTGGAACTCCTGCGTATGTTGCACCAGAAATACTAAGCAATAAAAGAAACTACTCTACAAAGGTTGATTTATGGCTGAGTGGAGTATTGCTATATGTATGTCTTTGTGGGTTCCCTCCGTTTAGTGATGAATTGGGACCACCAAATATGAGGGAACAAATATTGACCGGAAAATATGCATTTTATTCACCATATTGGGATGACATTAATGATTCTGTATTACATTTGATTAGTTCATTATTGGTAGTTAATCCAAGCGAAAGATTTGATGTCATCCAAACTTGTGAGCATTATTGGTTTAATGAGCAAGATGATTCTAGCGACCGCGTGATGATAAACAATGATGAGAGTGTACAAAGAGCTCCTGTAAGATCTAATAGTCTGCCACTAAGTTTAAGAGATAAATACAATTCTGAAATTATGAGCGACGCTAACCAAAAGTCTTCAATTATGTGA
- a CDS encoding DEHA2G21120p (similar to uniprot|P40990 Saccharomyces cerevisiae YDL107W MSS2 cox2 pre-mRNA splicing factor) — protein MIRNLTCGSRSRAVAPRIRWYSSATHSRPELSNLLPGKRTMNKILFDNDSRLSYKKVIPILNSVYSHIETPEDIILPNYVKSNDLMLCKQILASIRSTTNSINKNLVSLENELVEQAAELGNNDAIAMLAFESIEDPQTSKEDYKYANKLIDNLTNLKHPLVFKMAGDLAFKKGYHNQAEIYWLQFIELESDTILASQVYANLGIYYFNYLKPRPDLTKAELYMKKSIKFGELDKYTIQAHYYLGQLYSMTDPILSKYHLEISASKGLKESFPSLGFLEMNIFKNYSKSLEWFKLGVESSNDLSCMIGQFDCFINLENLIQADGIYRNLVSVHNKIRSARARKDIPKDIQQAMDTNQSLLNLFFSTRSGSIKSLPSYQL, from the coding sequence ATGATTAGAAATTTGACTTGTGGCTCAAGAAGCCGAGCAGTGGCTCCGAGAATACGCTGGTATTCAAGTGCTACGCATAGTAGACctgaattatcaaatttactTCCAGGTAAGAGGACCATGAATAAGATTCTTTTCGACAATGATAGCAGATTATCGTATAAGAAAGTTATCCCTATTTTGAATTCGGTATATTCACATATTGAAACACCTGAAGATATAATTTTACCGAATTACGTCAAGAGTAATGATTTAATGTTATGTAAACAAATTCTTGCTTCTATACGGTCGACTACCAAttctataaataaaaaCTTGGTACTGctagaaaatgaattggtTGAACAGGCTGCAGAACTTGGTAACAATGATGCTATAGCTATGTTAGCATTTGAGTCCATCGAGGACCCACAAACTTCGAAAGAAGATTACAAGTATGccaataaattgattgataatttaaCTAATTTGAAGCATCCACTAGTTTTCAAGATGGCAGGGGACTTAGCATTCAAGAAAGGCTACCATAATCAAGCAGAGATATATTGGTTGCAGTTTATTGAGTTAGAGCTGGATACGATACTTGCAAGTCAGGTATATGCAAATTTGGGTATCTATTActtcaattatttaaaaCCCAGACCTGATTTGACCAAAGCTGAATTGTACATGAAAAAGAGTATTAAATTTGGTGAATTGGATAAATACACCATTCAAGCGCATTATTATTTAGGACAGCTATATTCAATGACGGATCCAATCTTgtcaaaatatcatttgGAGATATCTGCCAGCAAAGGATTGAAAGAAAGCTTTCCATCACTAGGATTTTTGgaaatgaatatttttaaaaattacTCTAAAAGTCTTGAATGGTTTAAGCTTGGAGTCGAGAGTAGCAATGACTTATCGTGTATGATAGGTCAATTTGattgtttcattaatttggaaaatcTCATTCAAGCAGACGGAATATATAGAAACTTGGTTTCAGTTCATAACAAGATAAGGTCAGCTAGGGCGAGAAAAGATATCCCAAAGGATATACAGCAGGCTATGGACACAAATCAGTCacttttaaatttattctttagCACTAGAAGTGGTTCTATTAAGTCATTACCTAGTTACCAATTATAG
- a CDS encoding DEHA2G21164p (similar to CA4771|IPF3336 Candida albicans IPF3336), whose translation MYFYQMCSKSSVSIPIKRRLLGKTGNMEYMNANFTSIRDLDSIDDRISELEAYKLKIDEAVKAKVSNDSRSSSNVSTQYEEKKNRRVEEVLGELNLLLTKPDDEALAQVGTLIEDYGNLAVLDNVSSLYKRKQKLKLGMAFLQNARDLEAEIESLAIEDITRVSQTKDRLQKLAIGHEIIPVSIKVIKQLSDALGDKIATFKKKLEDEFRNVLEEIKWLAPKFEKRSIPQAKMASIHTYMSKLFELQSINSTPEYPDTWWATDVLLEPIVVRFNYHFNTANKETNKLSKPEWALNFIENFLSENLSYLKLVIGDTIKPFSGIIDYEIINTLLNPVREKMFKMIESINENIAKSQEGQENREKSGRILSHLIFELSSFDQRLRNVYKFNPYVKDIAILPSKKWMGLTGDILLHGDNENLAAVNWLNFEFELATERFNTEIIHSEKAFKIDFDYQASQEPKTFHERLLKPTYSAYNLTKLFNNLTSHHKTLNIVKYQLKYVSNIQLKLIELYYDKLKQLLRNFGDSFNSKLVLNFIPGGLGNDSSTNTDSNNTKNGLKGLEILTELYCSTKFVNNNLEQWSEELVFIQLWNSYKSISNKTHSFGSTIFDNSISDFSSLLSKILSNYEQFFRKEIKASLKNYVNSSQWDIGTNNNLEASSDLSLLVNNLPIYMSYLEKCLSDLDYYLITNKIVTLLSVVLREFIITNNQFSATGVRQFKVDFEFIISQLKRSLLLSSSLNDYSNINNKEYLKVNESIEFLLEIDTQTAKLFKNHYDKIPELRSKFDGGLKHLSNNEINDLVFRIL comes from the coding sequence atgtatttttaCCAAATGTGCCTGAAGCTGTCAGTATCTATACCCATTAAGCGGCGACTATTGGGCAAGACGGGCAATATGGAGTATATGAACGCTAATTTTACTTCCATTAGGGATTTGGACAGTATTGATGATAGGATTAGTGAACTTGAAGCttataaattaaagattGACGAGGCTGTAAAAGCCAAAGTATCAAACGATTCAAGATCTAGCTCGAATGTGTCCACACAATatgaagagaagaagaacaggAGAGTAGAGGAGGTGTTAggagaattgaatttgttgtTAACTAAGCCAGATGACGAAGCATTGGCACAAGTCGGTACATTAATAGAGGATTATGGAAACCTAGCAGTATTGGATAATGTCAGTCTGTTATACAAGAGGAAGCAGAAATTGAAACTTGGGATGGCCTTTTTACAAAATGCTAGAGATTTAGAGGCCGAAATTGAAAGTTTAGCGATAGAAGACATAACTAGAGTATCGCAGACTAAAGATAGGCTCCAAAAGCTTGCGATTGGACATGAAATTATACCTGTTAGTATCAAGGTGATCAAACAATTATCTGATGCATTAGGTGACAAGATTGCAACGTTTAAAAAGAAGCTTGAGGACGAGTTTAGAAACGtccttgaagaaattaaatggTTAGCTCCCAAGTTTGAGAAACGTTCAATACCACAAGCAAAAATGGCATCAATACATACATATATGtccaaattatttgaactACAATCAATTAATAGTACACCTGAATATCCTGATACATGGTGGGCTACAGATGTGCTTTTAGAACCAATCGTGGTGCGTTTCAATTACCATTTCAACACAgctaataaagaaacaaacaAGCTCTCTAAACCTGAGTGGGCTcttaatttcattgaaaacTTTCTTTCAGAAAACTTACTGTACTTAAAATTGGTTATAGGGGACACTATCAAACCATTTTCTGGAATTATTGACtatgaaattatcaatactCTATTGAATCCAGTGAGAGAAAAGATGTTTAAAATGATTGAATcgattaatgaaaatattgcaaaGTCACAGGAGGGACAAGAAAACAGAGAAAAAAGTGGTAGAATCTTATCacatttaatttttgaattatcatcCTTCGACCAGAGACTTAGGAATGTCTACAAATTCAACCCATACGTAAAAGATATTGCCATTTTACCCTCGAAGAAATGGATGGGTTTAACTGGTGACATATTGTTGCATGGggataatgaaaatttagCTGCTGTGAATTGGTTGAACTTTGAATTCGAGTTAGCCACGGAGAGATTCAATACTGAAATCATTCATTCAGAGAAAGCATTCAAGATAGATTTTGATTATCAAGCCTCGCAAGAACCTAAGACATTTCACGAAAGACTTCTCAAGCCAACGTATTCCGCTTATAATTTAACAAAGCTTTTTAACAATTTAACGAGTCATCACAAGACTTTAAATATTGTCAagtatcaattgaaatacgtctcaaatattcaactaAAGctaattgaattatactATGACAAGTTGAAGCAACTATTGCGCAACTTCGGTGATTCATTTAATCTGAAGCTAGTATTAAACTTCATCCCAGGTGGATTAGGAAATGATAGCAGCACAAATACAGACTCTAACAATACGAAGAATGGTTTGAAAGGATTAGAAATTTTAACTGAATTATATTGCCTGACGAAGtttgtaaataataatttggaacAATGGAGTGAGGAACTTGTCTTCATTCAGCTTTGGAATTCATATAAGTCGATCAGTAATAAGACACATTCCTTTGGCCTGacaatatttgataattccATAAGCGATTTCCTGTCATTACtatcaaagattttgaGTAATTATGAACAGTTTTTCAGAAAGGAAATCAAGGCTTCATTAAAGAACTACGTTAATTCAAGTCAATGGGATATTGGCACCAATAACAATCTCGAAGCCTCTTCTGATCTTTCATTGCTTGTTAATAACCTTCCGATATATATGAGCTACCTTGAAAAATGCTTATCGGATTTGGATTACTATTTGATCACTAATAAGATAGTCACTTTATTATCTGTGGTTCTACgtgaattcattattacaAATAACCAATTCAGTGCTACCGGTGTTAGGCAATTTAAGGTCGATTTTGAGTTTATAATAAGCCAATTAAAGCGTTCCTTACTTTTGTCGCTGTCATTAAATGactattcaaatattaataataaggaGTACCTAAAAGTGAACGAGTCCATTGAGTTTTTGCTAGAGATTGATACACAAACTGcgaaattattcaaaaaccATTATGATAAAATACCAGAATTAAGGTCAAAATTCGATGGAGGATTGAAGCATTTAtccaataatgaaattaatgatttggTTTTTCGTATTTTATAG